One genomic window of Phalacrocorax aristotelis chromosome 23, bGulAri2.1, whole genome shotgun sequence includes the following:
- the LOC142067950 gene encoding feather keratin Cos1-1/Cos1-3/Cos2-1-like — MKGRYKSQSKSPLSHPLLLPPSPWEQPRDMSCYSQCLPCRPCGPTPLANSCNEPCVRQCQNSTVVIEPPAVVVTLPGPILSSFPQSTVVGSSTSAAVGSILSCDGVPISSGGFDLSCITSRYCGRRCPPC, encoded by the exons ATGAAGGGCAGGTATAAAAGCCAGAGCAAGTCCCCGCTCTCTCATCCACTTCTcttgcctccttctccttgggaACAG CCCAgagacatgtcctgctacagccagtgcctgccatgccggccctgcggcccgaccccgctggccaacagctgcaatgagccctgtgtcaggcagtgccagaactCCACTGTCGTCATTGAGCCCCCGGctgtggtggtgaccctgcccggccccatcctcagctccttcccacagagcaccgtGGTGGGCTCGTCCACCtccgctgctgttggcagcatcctgagctgtgatggagtgcccatctcctccgggggcttTGACCTCTCCTGCATTACCAGCCGCTACTGTGGCAGAAGGTGCCCTCCCTGCTAA